The nucleotide window GGCTTGCCGCCCCATGAATTGCAACCGGGGCACCGGGCGCTGCTGTTGCGCCATACCTGGCCAGGTAATGTGCGCGAACTGCAGAACGCCGCTGAACGTTTTGCCCTGGGCCTGGAACTGGCCCTGGACAACAGCGCGCCGGAGGGTGGCGTCGGCAGCACGATTGAAGTGGTCAGCGGCGGTTTGAGCGAGCAAGTGGAGAACTTCGAAAAGAGCCTGATTGCCGCCGAACTGGCGCGCTCCCACAGCTCCGTGCGCAGCCTCGCCGAAGCGCTTGGCATTCCGCGGAAAACCTTGCATGACAAACTGCGCAAGCATGGCCTGAACTTCGCCGACGGCGGCGCCGGTAACCCCACCGACGATGTCGATTGAGCTACCGTCAACTCATCATCTTCAAACAAGAGGCCTTTGAATGAACCGCGACTGTCGTCACCTGGAATCGATCCTCCACCACGACATCCCTCTCACGCGGGACATGGGCCTCAAGGTGCTCGACTGGCACGATCAACAACTGCGCCTGCACCTGCCGCTTGCGGCCAACGTCAATCACAAGAGCACCATGTTCGGCGGCAGCCTGTATTGCGGCGCAGTGCTGGCCGGCTGGGGCTGGCTGCATTTGCGCCTGCGCGAAGAAGGCATCGAAGACGGGCACATCGTGATTCAGGAAGGGCAGATCAACTATCCGCTGCCGGTCACCTCTGACGCGACGGCGATTTGCCTGGCGCCAAGTGCGGCCGTGTGGAGGAAGTTTCTGGCGATGTATCGACGCTATGGGCGGGCGCGGTTGACACTGCATTCGCGGATCGTGAATACCGGGAGCGAAGAGGATGCGGTGAGGTTTACCGGGCAGTACGTCCTTCACCGATGACTGATCGTTCCCACGCTCTGCGTGGGAATGCAGCCCGTGACGCTCCGCGTCACTGGACGCGGAGCGTCCCTGGAGGC belongs to Pseudomonas sp. B21-015 and includes:
- a CDS encoding thioesterase domain-containing protein; its protein translation is MNRDCRHLESILHHDIPLTRDMGLKVLDWHDQQLRLHLPLAANVNHKSTMFGGSLYCGAVLAGWGWLHLRLREEGIEDGHIVIQEGQINYPLPVTSDATAICLAPSAAVWRKFLAMYRRYGRARLTLHSRIVNTGSEEDAVRFTGQYVLHR